CCACTGGGAGAGGATTTCCCCTATCTGCACTTTAGCCGGCCAGCCCTCAAAATTGAGATTGTGTGTCTGAGTCCTTTCATCTTTAAGATTAAGGACTCATGCCCAGCTGTAGCTCGAAGCATCATTCTCTTGCACTATCGTGAACTACTACGTTGTATTCACCTTGAATGCTACTTCTCTGTACACTTTTGAGTCCCCAAGACAGACATTGATTTAAGAAATTTCATATAGTAATGGTGCCACTAACTCTAAAACTAATTCTTCATCACCTTGAATTGTTAGTACAGAGCCAaacttaaaaggaaaaaaagaaagaaaaaaaaaaaagagagaaaaaaggagAAATATAAACAACAGAATTATTTTAAATTGATTTGAGACAACTGCATAATCATAAATCAAGAGTCCGAGAGCAAACAGTACAATATCATCACTACAACTcatctaaaacaaaagttaaagATTTAAGTGCATGTTCCAGATTCTCACTTTCGAATAGTGAAACAATAGTATAGTTTATTGTACTTAATAAAAACAACAACTAATGAATAAAAAGGTTTAAGTGAGCAGGataaaagaataagaaaaaaaaaacgtaatGGGCATCAAATTAAGCAAGTCATGAACCGAACAGAAATCCCGAACTCCTGCATCTGTCCTCCAAtaaaagaaaagtaataaaaggAAAGAGGTAGTATCAATATATACGTTCACCTGAAGaacaataaggagcaaatatTAGATATACAACAAAAAGTAATTGAGTAATTCATACATTGATTGAAACTTTCATTAAAACTgtaagtcaaaaaaaaaaaaaaagcatcaaATATGTCTGAAATCAAGCAAAAAGGCAATAGAGAAAAACAAACAGACATACATTGCCAGGAACTGAACTAATGCTTTCATTGAAAAAACCTACCAATTGGTTGTTTTTCGGGAATTTAATCTTCCTCTGAAATGCAGACACAACTAAAAGAATGGATGCAttctcaaaataaataaataaataaataaataaataaataaataaataaaaaaatggatgTGTAAGTTCAATTGGTCAAAGCCTTATATaaatgaaatgataaaaaaaaatcaagaattaCCACTACTGAAACTCTAGAAACAACCATGGGTCATCGACTCCAGTTGCATGAACGTAAATAGCACCTGCAGCCCCCTTTGCAAGATTAAAAAATGAGTGGCAAAAGGCTCACCAGCAACAAATATTGACAATTAAAGCATAAGACACAACTGATAAAGTGATAAGGACACCCAATCACACAATTTCCTATGCATACTTAAGGTAATactaaaaaatcaaacaaacaaacaacaataTGATAAACGGGTAACTATGTGTTTCTTGAATATTTATTTCTCTAATCTGCAGTCCAGTCTTGAGCACTGTAACATGAAATAGCAATCAACTTAAATCAATCATGAAGGAGAGAAAGAACCTTCTTTCAGTACATAAGTCCCCATAAGACCTATATATAAACACCCCCACAGAATAATATAGGCAGAAATTGCTTACCAAACGGATCACTGAATAGAACCAAGCCTCTTGAAGCAAATCCACAGAAAGCACAGAGCTTTAGTTTTACCAAATATCAATCATCATAATCATCACTATTAtagaagcaatgcaaggcaTAATGGTATGTGTCTTTAATCATatttatcaaacaacagaaagaaagaaagcaatgtAATCCCACACGTTACACTACCTAATGAAAGAATATCAGACAAATTTCATTGAGGGCCATAATGATATTCAAAAACAGGAACAACATATCTTGAGATGAGATGAGTTGATGGGTTGATCTGGTTGCACAGTCAATTTTCTCTAGTTGCATGGCTGATCACTCCTGAAATGAGATTTCCATTCAAACTAAACATGGTGTTAATCACTCCTGGCTGTTTGAAACAGAAgaatcaagagataaaaaaaaataataataaaataaaataaagagcaTCAAATACGTCTGAATAAAtataaatgaaaagaaaagttaaaacTCAGTAATGAACTTAATGAAACCCAGATAATAGATTTAGGCATAACTCTGTTCTCCAGACTCTTTAATGGGTGCCAAATAACCACAGAAAAAACAAACGAAGCGCTTTCTGCAGCCcaagagaaaattgaataacaCAAATAATAGAATCAATCACTACAAACCCATAGAATCACTTAACTCAACAAAAAGGGTGGACCTGTAAAGTGAAGTTCGAAAGTCCCTTCTTCCAATCCACCGGTATCCCTTCAAGCATTGTGTCTAACCAAACAAATCATGCTGTCTTTAATCATatttatcaaacaacagaaagaaagaaagcaatgtAATCCCACACGTTACACTACCTAATGAAAGAATATCAGACAAATTTCATTGAGGGCCATAATGATATTCAAAAACAGGAACAACATATCTTGAGATGAGATGAGTTGATGGGTTGATCTGGTTGCACAGTCAATTTTCTCTAGTTGCATGGCTGATCACTCCTGAAATGAGATTTCCATTCAAACTAAACATGGTGTTAATCACTCCTGGCTGTTTGAAACAGAAgaatcaagagataaaaaaaaataataataaaataaaataaagagcaTCAAATACGTCTGAATAAAtataaatgaaaagaaaagttaaaacTCAGTAATGAACTTAATGAAACCCAGATAATAGATTTAGGCATAACTCTGTTCTCCAGACTCTTTAATGGGTGCCAAATAACCACAGAAAAAACAAACGAAGCGCTTTCTGCAGCCcaagagaaaattgaataacaCAAATAATAGAATCAATCACTACAAACCCATAGAATCACTTAACTCAACAAAAAGGGTGGACCTGTAAAGTGAAGTTCGAAAGTCCCTTCTTCCAATCCACCGGTATCCCTTCAAGCATTGTGTCTAACCAAACAAATCATGCTATCTTCAAACACGTTTGAActaaaattcaaaactaaaaattggtatttcaaataataatcaacagAATGAAACAATAGGAAGCCTATCCAAAagccaaaattgaaattgatgacGAAAAGAGAAGTGTAATTAAAACCAAACCAGTGAAACACCCACCTGTCAAtacaaaatctcaaaaataggAACCAAATAACGTTTCGATTGGAGATTTGGGTGTATTCGAATTTTCTCTTTTCCCCTTTATATGTTGGTCATCACCTTTCTCGTATTATATAGATCATATCTGGTAGTTGTAACTGAGATGGGAATGGTGGTGAGTTCATCTCTCCTTGATCGACTCCCACGTTCCGTCGTGcggttttcttttcctcttcggTTGTGTGTATGTAGTGGGATTACGTTTCACACGTCTCTTTTTCACatacttctttttatttattttcttttttgttttactaTACTACCCCTCCAGATTTGTTTGTCTGACATAGCTTAACAGGGTTAATTGTGGTAGTTCAAATTTTGGTGAAGCTTTTGGAGGCTTCGCTTTATTGTAGTAGAGATAATAACCTGATGCGGAAAAGACTCAAATGCCCTCGTCACTAAACCTTCTACTTTTCCGTCAGAAAACCGCAAGACGATCGTTACCTCAAACTTGAGAATGATATAACTCTGTTTTTtgataaagaaagagaaatagaaaCGAAACCTTCTTGGGCCGCCTAAATTTAAAAAGGTCAAGATTAAGAGTAAGCTAACATCTAAATGCTTCGAGACCAGGATTGATTGCCTGAACTGAATTGGCCAGGCTATAATATTAGTAACAAAACTTTTTTCTCTGAACACATGGACGAAAGATATTTTATCAAACTGAGTAACCAGAATCTTTATGTCTTGAATTGATGCAGAACGGATGACAGCTCAATTCGAAGCGCAGTTTGATCgtgcaaaaggaggaaaacgaaagtTACTAGTAGCTACGCCATAGCTTGGTGTCCGATTGGAGCGCGCcatagctttccggaaagggaatcacCCCAGGAACAAAACTCGTTGCTATGCCATGACGTGTGGGCTTTTTCaagctttcggggtcgtttagggcctcaaaactgcaatttactgttttttCGAATTTTCGGTTTCCTTgtttttttgggtttgttttatttttacccttggactttagggtttcattgttagtcgccctagggtttcttttctgatatataagcaaccttaaacggctgcagaactatattttatcatattatcaatcaaattgagatttatctctttttatctctggtggactcaaGAACCTTTGTTTTaagtttattgcttgtaaacctaggtgaTCTTTTCCGACTGCGTCATGAATTAAAACAGGCAAGCGCCGAGGGGAATCATAAgtaacattaaagcaattgattacaagtttgGAATCACCTTCAGTCAAAATGTGCTTGAAACCATTATGCAAAGCATGCACGAGGCCATGCATCTTTCAGAACTCTGAACTCAGAGACAGGGACTGTTGTAAAACCAATGTTATTTGCACCAATCAACACGGCCAATCCATCCTTCTTACATCTGGCTCAGTAAGTCTTCACATCTAGTTCTGTGTAAAGGGGAAGCCGAGGAGCAATGCATGCAGTGTTTACATGGTCATATATTTTACTGCTATTTGATGCTTCCTGCTCTATGGAAACTTGATATATCAGTTTGATTGAATTATAATGGGATATAATTGGTTATTGCTATGTCATATCTGTAAACACGAAAAATCCTGCGACGAATGAAAGAAGGACACGtgaacaaaataataattttattaatttaaatgcgggttacaatctctgTAGATACTCTTTCACAAAATTCTCCTTTGATTCGATCTCTGACGTTGATTTGATCAAAGGGTAGcgagcacttgatcttgaatcgAACGGTTGTAGTGTGAGCTTCTTGCTATGTTGATGATTTGAGGAAGACAATTGACCAAGGGCTGTAGAAGCTTGATATTGATCAGATTTAGGGCCACGAGTGGTGTCACGTGGTGAGCGTTCTTTGGCTTTGGTAGGGGATGAACCAGCACatgtgtttggtgcttgttgattctccacgagcttgatgaagaactttggcagAAGTTTTGCTTTGTTGACGACTTGAAGACGACGGATGATCAAGGGCTGTAGAGACTTGAACTTGATCAGATTTGAACCACGAGCGGTGTCACATGGCGAGTATGGCTTTTGATGGTGGATGAATCAGCACatgtgtttggtgcttgttgatcctCCGCGTGTTTGACGACTTCCGAGCTTGTAGGTGATTTCCCTTGCTTGTCTGAAGTCGGCGAGGTGAAgagaccggctatttggcagcttgatggttcttcacgagcttgggAGACTTCTGAGCTTTGGAGAGGTTTCTTCCGTCTGCTTGCGTCCCTCTGTCTGTCGTCGTCCTCGATGGTGTACTTGACTCAAGGGCgattgacgcttgatcttgagtcgtATGATGGCCACGAGGGTTGACACGTGACGAGTACTttggcttgaggttggtgatgaaccggctatttggcagcttgatggcTCTTCATGTGCTTGAAGACTTATGAACTTTGGGAGCGATTTTTCTCTCCTTCCACTGAAGTCCTTttcttgatttgagaggggctatttatagtgtcggcgtctctcttaatttggaatgccttgatgacatgtaattaattgcattttcattaatagcataatcaaatcaatcagctttaattgatcgatttaatcacgactattaaggaattgagccaatcaatttgatggcttattttaattgtatttcattaatagcataatcaaatcaatcagatttaattaactgatttaatcatgactattaaggaattagtcaattaatttgatggctgattttcgtcttgattatcaatttaaataaattgatatctaatcagcagatgagatttaatgcttgattttattcggaatcaattgatttgattgatccgctttaatatcaattgattttgccggagcaaattcatttattgccgtcgAGCCTTTCATGTATCGCCAAGTGTCATTCTTTGAGTCTGCatgattttgctgactcacaAGCCACGTGGACAATTTGCGGGACCCACATGCTGAATAAATTTgttcggtcataatttcaagtggtgaccgaattatttaatgaattttattttcattaaatttttggtgtctcCAATATCATGAATGCATAGAAGATTAGTCTAGCTAGTTTTCTTGTCTCAATTGTGAGCAGAATCATTGCGGATGACCTCTGTCAGTTCCTATGAAATTGGCACCAAAAAAAGTAAAGACTTCATTGTTTGCTTGGCAAGAAGGTTTCTCTTATACTTTATTCTCTGCATGTTCGATCATGCATGTTGGGATGCAGATGAAATGAAGTCTTCATCTTTGAAACATCCATGTAATTTCTTTCGTTCTTGCAAACTAGCCATGAATAGACTGCTGCCTATTCAACCATGCATCGCCTTTTTGTTCCTTAGAGGAGTACATACATGATCTTTATAACCTTTCAATAGATATGATCTTTATAACGGTAGCTATGCAATTGCTTAATTATGCACTTAGCAAGTTTAATATGTTTTCAATGAAGCTTAGATTAAATGCTTCACAATCCTTACTTACTAAGATTTTCCCTAGTTTCTTTGATGTGATTCATTGAACATTTATTTTTGTTACCGCCCAAGCTTAAGCATTTCAACAAATATTTTTTCTACACcctaaaaaattaatgaaaaacATGACAATATTGAGCATTTTATTGACCTAACAACAATTGTCTTCATTGCCACGCCTAGAACCATCAGTGCCAACATCGACTCCGAATGAAGTCAACAAAAGGATGCTCAAAATTTAGAAAGGCCAtttgctctatatatatagtggGTAGTGCAACTGGGGTTCTAAATAATCTTCCTCTGAAGTGAGTCCTTCTAGAGTCTATGTACACGGTTCGTAGCTTAACTATAAAGTAAGCTAGAATACGCATCGATctatgacatatatatatatatgtacccTCCAAATTTAACATATGCGGTTAGGTGGTGACAGTTAGAAACGGATGGTGCGAATTACAACGGCAATGCGAGACCACCGCGCTTCCACCAGTGCATACTCTCCCCATTAAAGCCCTTGACGCCACCTCTAGCTTGAGCTGGTCGGGCTGGCTGCTGGTGATTAATCCGAACCGCGCTGCAGATCAAATTCTCTCGGATTCCATCTCCTACTTGGAGAAAAAACGCCCCCACCCCCCATCCCGCACCCCTTCACGCTTATTGTTTAGGCTGGCGCGGCAGCTCTTCTCTCCTCCGCTGCCGCCGCCACAACCAAACAAATATCCTAGTGAATTCAACGTTGTCATCCCGCATCCCAATTACACACATTTCTCCCCATCACAAAACAGCCTACAAAAACACACTACAAGAATTTCATTCATTTAGACGTTTCACGTATGGATATGAACGACGTCGAGCAAATACCCGCGCCGCAGCCGGGGAAGTCATCATTGTACTCGGAGTCATCGCCGTGCCTGTCGCTTTCGTCCTCCGAGGGGGAGCTGCAGGACATGCCGCTGGCGCCGCCGAAGATGATGAGCAGGAAGAGGCTGTGCAAGCAGCTGTCCATGTGCGAGACGCCGCGTGACATTGCATGGGAGAAGCGGCGCCGGCAAATTCTGAAGCaggagaggaagaggaagaggaacggAAATGGTGACTCCCCCGGCGCCGCCGCCGAACCAGAGGGAGACGACATGAACCTGACCGACGAGGACTTGCATGAGCTGAAAGGGTGTATAGAGCTAGGGTTTGGGTTCAACGAGGAAGAGGGTCAACGGTTGTGCCCCACATTGCCGGCTCTTGACCTTTACTTTGCCGTTAACCGCCAGTTCTCGCCGAGTCCGATCTCCTCGCCGAATAGCAGCCGGCATTCCACGTCGTCAATTGGTGGTGCGACGTCGTCGTTTGGTGGACTTTCATCGTCGTTTGGAAG
Above is a genomic segment from Rosa chinensis cultivar Old Blush chromosome 3, RchiOBHm-V2, whole genome shotgun sequence containing:
- the LOC112192496 gene encoding uncharacterized protein LOC112192496, with amino-acid sequence MDMNDVEQIPAPQPGKSSLYSESSPCLSLSSSEGELQDMPLAPPKMMSRKRLCKQLSMCETPRDIAWEKRRRQILKQERKRKRNGNGDSPGAAAEPEGDDMNLTDEDLHELKGCIELGFGFNEEEGQRLCPTLPALDLYFAVNRQFSPSPISSPNSSRHSTSSIGGATSSFGGLSSSFGSPSPRSDSDGWKICSPGDNPQQVKTKLRHWAQAVACSVMQSY